In the genome of Paenibacillus sp. GP183, the window GTGACCAACCTTATTGCTGGTGCCGTTCTTTATTATGTTGGTAACGGAGCCATCCGCGGGTTTGCCGTTATTACCATGGTGAGTATTATCATCAGTATTTTAACCAACGTCTTCTTGTCCAGAGGGCTGCTGCACTTGATTATTCGCGGCAATATGCTGAAAAAACCGGTTTATTTCGGCGTTAAGGAGGCAGAGATTCGTGATTTATAAGAATAAATATGACTTTGTAAAGAACCGTCGGATCTTTTATGCCATCTCCGCTTTGATTCTTGTTATCGGCTTGGCGGTAACCTTGATAGCCGGCATGAACTTCGGCGTCGATTTTAAAGCGGGAACGAATGTCGACTTGGTTGTCGGCAAAACACTGGATAGAGCGAAAGTGGATCAAATTTTGGCGGAATTGACGGCTAGCGGAGATTTGAAATCGAAGCATACAGAGCCTACGATCGGCGGCAACAATAAAGACCGGGTTTCGATCCGTTTTGAAGAAGTGTTGAACGACGCCGCCACGCAAAAGTTGCAGGATGCCTTTAAATCGGCTTATGGAACCGATGTTTCCAAAGAAATTAACACAGTTGATCCGCAGCTCGCCAAGGAGCTTTTGGTGAAAGCGGTATATGCGGTAGCGATTGCGAGTGTGCTGATTTGTATATATGTCAGCATCCGTTTTGAATGGCGCTTTGCGATCGCAGCGATTATTGCCATTTTGCATGATGCTTTAATGGTTATTGCTGTGTTTGCGATTTTCCGTTTTGAAGTCAATTTACCGTTTTTGGCTGCTATTTTGACGACAATCGGTTATTCGATCAATGATAAAATTGTTATTTTTGACCGGATTCGCGAAAATCTTCGTTTTACGAAATTAAAAACCGACAATGACTTGATCCAAATGGTTAACGATAGTATTTGGCAGACCATGGCTCGGAACATCAATACGGTATTAGTGGTTTTAGTTGCAGCAGGCTGTTTGTATATATTTGGAAGTCAATCTATCAAGCTGTTTGCCCTTGCCAAGCTCATCGGTTTAACAAGCGGAGCATACTCCTCCATCTTTATCGCTTGTTCGTTATGGTATGTTCTCAAAAGAAAGTCACTTGGCACTAAAAAGAAGGTTGCCGCAAGCAATTCATAGGGAGTGGCCGTATTGACAGAAGAACGCTTTAAAAAAGCGGAAATTGCTGCCTGGGTGGGTATTGCGGGCAATATTGCTGTTTCCGTACTTAAGGGAATTGTTGGGATCAAGGCGAGCAGTCAAGCATTGATAGCCGATGCCGTCCATTCGGCATCGGATGCTGCAGGGTCATTTGCTGTGCTGATCGGTCTTCGTGCTGCCAAACTGCCCCATGACGAGAACCATCCTTATGCAAGCGGAAAAGCAAGGTCCATCGCTTCCATCATTGTTTCTGTTATATTACTGTTCGCTGGCATCGAGATGGGCATTTCCGCCTTTAAATCACTTCTTCATGGTGTGGATGCCGCACCCAAAAGCTACGCCTTCATCGCTATTGGGATTTCTATCATCGTCAAAGAACTCATCTTTCGATATAAATTTAATTTAGGCAGCAAACTGGGCTCAGGGGCGTTGAACGCGAACGCCTTGGAGCATCGGTCGGATATCTATTCCTCTATTGCAGCTTTAATGGGTGTGCTTGGAGCCATACTTGGCACTTATTGGGGTCTGCCATTTTTTTATTATTTTGATCCTGCCGCCGGACTTTTTATCTCACTGCTGGTGCTCAAAATGGGCTATAATTTGGTTATTGAAGCGATTCACCATACACTTGATGATGAATTTGATCAGGAAGATGCAGTCGATTTGATCAGTACAGTTCAAAGAGTCAAGGGCGTTATCGCGGTTGATGATCTGCGAGCCAAAGTACTTGGCAATGATATCATCGTCGATGTAAAAATCAGTGTTCATCCCAAAATATCAGTGCAAGAAGGTCACGAAATCGCAAAAGTGACAAAGCAGCAGTTGATGAAGCGTTTTCTCCATGTATCCGATGTTTTTGTACAGGTGAGTCCATATCATCCAGGACTGCCCTACAAGTATAATGTAGATCCGGATCAAGATGAGTTTCCAACGCTTATTCATTAATAAGCTGGTTGTTGAAGGGGGGCATGCTGGTGTTAAGCTCCAAAGCAAGATGGGATATCGGCCATGCTGAGGAATCCCAAGTTGAGGAATTATGTTCGAAGCTGGGTTTGGAGCCTCTCATTGCCAGACTTCTTGTGCTTCGCAACGTTCAAACCGTGGAGGAAGCCGAGCTATTCCTCAATGGCGGCAAAGACCACTTTCATGATCCGTTTTTGCTGGATGGCCTTCGGGCCGCCGTTGATCGTATAAAGCAGGCCATAACCAATCAAGAGCTTATCCGGATCTATGGAGATTACGATGCCGACGGTGTTAGCAGTACGTCCTTGATGGCCCATCTTCTGCAAGGCTTGAATGCACGTTACGATACATATATCCCGCATCGCGTGCGAGAAGGATATGGACTTAACCGAAACGCCATCGATCTGGCCAAGGATCAGGGCGTTTCCTTACTGATTACCGTTGATACGGGAATCAGTGCCTGGGAAGAAGTCCAGTACATACATGAGCTTGGGATGGATGTCATTGTTACGGATCATCATGAACCGCCGGAACGATTACCCGATGCTGTAGCTGTGATCAACCCAAAAAAGCCAGGATGTCCTTACCCGTTCAAGCAGCTGGCTGGAGTTGGGGTCGCCCTTAAGCTGGCACATGCCTTGCTTGGCAGGCTGCCGGATGAATTGCTGGAGATCGCAGCGATAGGGACTGTGGCCGATTTAATGCCGCTTATCGGAGAGAATCGTCTTATTGTCAAGCTGGGGCTTGAGCGCATGCAAACATCAGCCTACCCCGGGATCCGCGCGCTGTTAAGCATTGCCGGTGTTGATCGAAAAGAGGTATCGGCCTATCATATCGGTTTTGCTTTGGCACCGCGAATTAACGCGAGCGGCAGGCTGGAATGCGCCGATGATGCCGTGAAGCTGCTGCTGACGAAGGATCCTGAGGAAGCAGAGCGGATTGCCAGAGAGCTGGACGATTTAAATAAAGAACGGCAGCGGCTTGTAGAGGAAATGACCCAGGAAGCTTTAGTGATGGCCGAAGAAAAGCGGGCTAATGGGCAAGATAAAGTCATTGTGGTGGCAAAAGAAAACTGGAACGTTGGCGTTGTAGGCATTGTCGCTTCCAAAATTGTAGATGCGTTCTATCGGCCTGCATTAGTTCTCAGCATTGATCCTCAGACCGGATGGGCAAAGGGATCCGCCCGCTCGATAGCCGGTTTTGACATGTACAAAGCACTGACGAGCTGCCAAGAATATCTGGATCATTTTGGAGGACATCGAGCAGCAGCAGGCATGACACTGAAACGTGAGGATTTGGAAATATTTACGATTAAACTTAATGATTTGGCTGAGGAATGGCTGGAAGAAGAAGATTTTATTCCCATTCTTAAGGCAGATGCAGCATGCAGCTTATCGGATGTTCCTATTTCCTGTATTGAAGGCTTGGGAAAGCTGGCCCCATTTGGAATGAGTAATCCGACTCCAAAGTTTGTTTTTACTGACATGATGCTCGAGGATAATCGTATAATGGGTAAAGAAAAGCAGCACTTAAAGCTGGTTTTGTCTCAAACGCAAAATGAGTTGAAGAGCTCTGTGGAGGCAGTGGGCTTTAGCAAAGGCGACCTGACCGACTTTATTGCGCCAGCTTCGCGACTTCGGGTTCTTGGGGAGCTTTCCATTAATGAATGGAATGGGACACGCAAGCCGCAGATTATCATGCATGATCTGCACATTCCGCATCTTCAGGTATTCGACTGGAGGGGAACTCCAAAGCCTGTCGCGAGAATTCAAGCGTTAATGGACGGCACTGCCAGTCGCAAAGAATTGGGAGGCAAGCCACCTGCAATCGTACTTTTTGAGGAAAAGGATGCTAAACCCTATTTTGCAGAAAATGCTTTGGCTGACAGCTGTCCAATCTGGTTTGTACATACAGAAGGCAACTTGGAACCTGGCAATGAGTTGGCTAATCATCTGGATTTTGAAGAAGTTCATGATATGGTACTGTATACGGCTCCAAGGAGCTTAAGCAGTCTGCAATCGGTTTTAAGGCAAGCCTCGGGGCTTATGCGATGTTATGCTGTTTTTGCTGAAGCAGGCGGGGAAAGCGGCGGGGCGATTCCATCCCGAGACATGTTTAAACAGATGTATTCGCTGCTCCTCCAGCAGGGTGAGTGGGATCTGCAGAACCGCGGCGTGCTCCAGGCTTTCAGCAAGCGTTCGGGGCTTTCACCCGCCATGATTGAATTTATGATTCGTGTATTTGAAGAGCTTGAGTTCGTGGAGAGGCAGGAAAACCGCATCATATTATGCAAAACTCCGGTCAAGAGGGATTTAGGCACATCTCGAATCTTGCAGCAGCGTGAGCAGCGGCAGGAAGTCGAAGCTATCAGCATGTACTCGACAAGCAAAGAATTAGTTGAATGGATTACTAAGCAATTGGAGCAACCCATCTATAAATTGGAGGAAATGAAATGAATTTCAAAGATTACATCCGTGTCATTCCGGATTATCCTCAGCCCGGCATTCGCTTCAAGGATATTACGACCTTGCTCAAAAATGGACCGGTTTATCAAGAAGCCATTAATCAATTGAAACTTTTGGTCAAAGAAATGCAAGTGGAAGTTATTGCCGGACCTGAAGCCCGGGGCTTCGTTATTGGAGCTCCTCTGGCCTACTCGCTGGGTGTTGGGTTTATTCCCATCCGCAAAACGGGCAAATTGCCAGGAGAAACCATTGAAGCGGACTATGCTTTGGAATATGGAAAAGATAGGCTGGCCATGCACAAAGACAGCATCAAACCGGGGCAAAAGGTGCTGATCGCTGATGACCTGTTGGCTACCGGCGGAACAATTCAAACCTCGATCAACTTGATCAATCAGCTTGGCGGAGACATTGTGGGGGCGGCCTTTTTGATAGAGCTCTCCTACCTGGATGGCCGATCCAAATTGGGCGAGTTGGATGTTGTCTCATTGATTCAATTTTGACAAATGTCACCCCCTAAATCCCCAACTACACCCCCTAAATCCCCCTTGAAGGGGGACTCCAAGGGTAACGCCCCTTGGATGACTTTTAGGGCTGGATAGGGAGTATGGTTTGAGCGTGCAAGGTTCCAGAGTGGTTGGAGCGCTTTAGTCCCCATAAGAAATGTTGCACAGCAACATTTCTTATGGGGACACGCTTTAAGCTAGTGCAATAATAAGAGCCTCTGTTCCTTCGCGGACAGGGGCTCTTAAGCTTAGCGGAACGGTCCTTCGCTTTCGTGATAAGCCGTAATATACGGACTAATCACTCGATTCTAAATTTTTATCACTCATTAGGACGTAATATACGGACTAAATTGCTGTTTTATTTCTTTAATCTCGAAAACTTGCTGTAAGACGTAAAATACAACTTATTTCGAGAGACTTTTTTTAAATCCCCGCATTAAGACGTAAAATAAGTCTTATCACATTCTGGCTACCATTACCATGATAAACTCCATTAACCACCTTCTCTCACTATACAGCGTCATCCATTTGTGCAGATTGCTGACTTGAACTTCCTGATGTCCTTCTCGTGATTGAGTCGGCGGATATGTACTCTGGTTTTGTTGCAACAACCGTAAAGCGTGTCCAAACCAGAAATGTTGCTGTGCAATATTTCTGGTTTGGACTAAAGCGCTCATCCACCAAAACTCCGTTTAACATTTCTAATCCTTCTCCCTCCTCCAGCACTAAAGTCATCCAAGGGGCGTTACCCTTGGGGTCCCCCTTCAAGGGGGATTTAGGGGGTGTAGATTTTAAAGTTAGAGAAATCAATTGGATTGTGGAGGTTTAGAAGTTAGGGGGATTTGGGGATTAACTACCAATTGTTGTAAATGGGAGATTACCGTGAATTTATTTTGAACATAAGGGAATAAACGGATAGTGATTTGTAAATGGGAATTTACTCCGATTATTGTCGGATAGGAGGAGCCGAGCAGTTGACGTAGGGCCTGCCTTGCAGGCATAATGAATTAAAATCGACTAAAGGAATGGATAGAGTTCATGGGTATCGAGCAGTTGCTGGAGAAAGCTTCAGTATATATCAAAGAAAATGACTTGCTCAAGATCCGGGAAGCGTTTGAATTTGCAGAAGAGGCACATCATGGTCAAATGCGTAAGTCGGGGGAGCCCTATATTTTGCACCCTCTGGCCGTGGCCGAGATTCTTGTCAATATGCAAATGGACACTACCTCGATTATTGCTGCACTGCTTCATGATGTCGTAGAAGATACTACGGTTTCCTTGGAAACTGTGAATGATAAATTCGGCAAAACCTGTGCGATGCTTGTCGACGGATTAACGAAGCTGGAGCGTATTCAGTTTAAATCCAAGGAAGAGCAGCAAAATGAAAATTATCGGAAAATGTTTGTGGCGATGGCGCAGGATATTCGCGTTATTTTGATTAAACTCGCGGATCGGCTGCATAATATGCGGACGCTTAAATACCAATCGGAGGAAAGCCAGCGGCGCATTGCTGAAGAAACAATTGAGATATTTTGTCCGATTGCGCATCGGCTCGGGATTTCCACGATCAAATGGGAGATGGAGGATATTGCCCTCCGTTACTTGAATCCCCAGCAGTACTACCGAATCGTTAATTTGATGCAAAAAAAACGGGCGGAGCGCGAACAATATATTCAAGATGTCATCGACAGCATCAAAGATAAACTAGACGAAATGGGGATCCAGGGCGATATTTCCGGCAGGCCTAAACACATCTACAGCATCTACAAAAAAATGAGTTCCAGAGGCAAACAGTTCAATGAGATTTATGATTTGATGGCGCTGCGTGTCATCGTGGACGGGATTAAAGATTGCTATGCAACCCTCGGTATTATTCATACTCTGTGGAAACCGATGCCGGGAAGATTCAAGGACTACGTGGCCATGCCCAAGCCGAATATGTATCAGTCCCTGCATACAACGGTCATTGGACCGTTAGGCGAGCCGCTGGAGGTGCAGATTCGAACCTGGGATATGCACAGAACCTCAGAGTACGGGATCGCGGCGCACTGGGCTTACAAGGAAGGCTCCATGGTGCCGTCAGGAACCTTTGAGGATAAGATGAATTGGTTCCGCGAGATTCTCGAGCTGCAGCAAGAAACTAATGATGCTTCCGAGTTTATGGAATCTATGAAAATGGATTTTTTCTCGGATCTCGTCTTTGTGTTTACGCCTAAAGGTGAAGTGATTGAGCTGCCGGCAGGGTCTGTCCCGCTTGATTTTGCTTATAGGATTCATACCGAGGTTGGAAATCGAACTATCGGTTCAAAGGTCAATGGTAGAATCGTACCGCTGGATCATAAGCTCAAGACGGGTGACATTGTTGAAATTCTAACCTCGAAGCATTCTTACGGTCCAAGTCAGGACTGGGTGAAAATCGCACAATCTTCTCATGCCAAAAGTAAAATCAGGCAGTTCTTCAAAAAAGAAAAACGCGAGGAGAACGTTGAAAAAGGTAAGGAAGCGATTGAACGCGAATTGAAGCGGCTCGCCATTGATCCTCCGATGTTAATGACCAATGAAAACTTGCTGGAAGCAGCTCGCAAATATAATTTTAACGATATTGAGGATATGATGTCTGCAGTAGGATTTGGCGGAATTACGGCTGCTCAAATCTGCACCAAGCTGACGGAAAAGATGCGCAAGGATGCGGAAGACGCTCAAGTGCTGCAGCTGACGAATGAAGTTAAAGAGGTTAAAGCGGGAGCGGTTGAGCCTAAGAGTCGGCCGACCAATGGAGTAAGAGTCAAAGGCGTAGATAATCTCTTGGTACGTTTTGCCCGATGTTGTAATCCTGTACCGGGGGATCCTATCATTGGGTACATCACTCGAGGTCGAGGCGTTTCCGTTCATCGATCGGATTGTACCAATATTCCAACCGGTGATGGCGAAGAGCAGCGAGTTATTGAAGTGGAATGGGCGGAGGTTGTTGAATCCAATTTCAATGTCGAGATTGAGATTACCGGCCATGACCGTCGCGGATTGCTAAATGAGGTGCTGCAGGCTGTCTCTGAGAGTAAAACAACCATGTCTGCTGTGTCCGGGCGTTCGGATAAAAACAAGATGGCTATGATCCATATCACGATTTTGATCAAAAATATCGATCACCTGCACTCTGTTGTTGAAAAAATTAAGCGTGTCAAGGATGTATACTCGGTGCAGCGCATCATGCAAAGCTAGGAGCGAAACATATTCATGCGAGTAGTTGTACAAAGATGTAAACAAGCTGAAGTATCGGCAGCTGGAAGGGTCATTGGCCGAATTGGACAAGGCTTGATGCTATTGGTCGGTGTTACCCATGACGATAAGGAGCAG includes:
- the secF gene encoding protein translocase subunit SecF, with product MIYKNKYDFVKNRRIFYAISALILVIGLAVTLIAGMNFGVDFKAGTNVDLVVGKTLDRAKVDQILAELTASGDLKSKHTEPTIGGNNKDRVSIRFEEVLNDAATQKLQDAFKSAYGTDVSKEINTVDPQLAKELLVKAVYAVAIASVLICIYVSIRFEWRFAIAAIIAILHDALMVIAVFAIFRFEVNLPFLAAILTTIGYSINDKIVIFDRIRENLRFTKLKTDNDLIQMVNDSIWQTMARNINTVLVVLVAAGCLYIFGSQSIKLFALAKLIGLTSGAYSSIFIACSLWYVLKRKSLGTKKKVAASNS
- the recJ gene encoding single-stranded-DNA-specific exonuclease RecJ, coding for MLSSKARWDIGHAEESQVEELCSKLGLEPLIARLLVLRNVQTVEEAELFLNGGKDHFHDPFLLDGLRAAVDRIKQAITNQELIRIYGDYDADGVSSTSLMAHLLQGLNARYDTYIPHRVREGYGLNRNAIDLAKDQGVSLLITVDTGISAWEEVQYIHELGMDVIVTDHHEPPERLPDAVAVINPKKPGCPYPFKQLAGVGVALKLAHALLGRLPDELLEIAAIGTVADLMPLIGENRLIVKLGLERMQTSAYPGIRALLSIAGVDRKEVSAYHIGFALAPRINASGRLECADDAVKLLLTKDPEEAERIARELDDLNKERQRLVEEMTQEALVMAEEKRANGQDKVIVVAKENWNVGVVGIVASKIVDAFYRPALVLSIDPQTGWAKGSARSIAGFDMYKALTSCQEYLDHFGGHRAAAGMTLKREDLEIFTIKLNDLAEEWLEEEDFIPILKADAACSLSDVPISCIEGLGKLAPFGMSNPTPKFVFTDMMLEDNRIMGKEKQHLKLVLSQTQNELKSSVEAVGFSKGDLTDFIAPASRLRVLGELSINEWNGTRKPQIIMHDLHIPHLQVFDWRGTPKPVARIQALMDGTASRKELGGKPPAIVLFEEKDAKPYFAENALADSCPIWFVHTEGNLEPGNELANHLDFEEVHDMVLYTAPRSLSSLQSVLRQASGLMRCYAVFAEAGGESGGAIPSRDMFKQMYSLLLQQGEWDLQNRGVLQAFSKRSGLSPAMIEFMIRVFEELEFVERQENRIILCKTPVKRDLGTSRILQQREQRQEVEAISMYSTSKELVEWITKQLEQPIYKLEEMK
- a CDS encoding adenine phosphoribosyltransferase, with protein sequence MNFKDYIRVIPDYPQPGIRFKDITTLLKNGPVYQEAINQLKLLVKEMQVEVIAGPEARGFVIGAPLAYSLGVGFIPIRKTGKLPGETIEADYALEYGKDRLAMHKDSIKPGQKVLIADDLLATGGTIQTSINLINQLGGDIVGAAFLIELSYLDGRSKLGELDVVSLIQF
- a CDS encoding cation diffusion facilitator family transporter, yielding MAVLTEERFKKAEIAAWVGIAGNIAVSVLKGIVGIKASSQALIADAVHSASDAAGSFAVLIGLRAAKLPHDENHPYASGKARSIASIIVSVILLFAGIEMGISAFKSLLHGVDAAPKSYAFIAIGISIIVKELIFRYKFNLGSKLGSGALNANALEHRSDIYSSIAALMGVLGAILGTYWGLPFFYYFDPAAGLFISLLVLKMGYNLVIEAIHHTLDDEFDQEDAVDLISTVQRVKGVIAVDDLRAKVLGNDIIVDVKISVHPKISVQEGHEIAKVTKQQLMKRFLHVSDVFVQVSPYHPGLPYKYNVDPDQDEFPTLIH
- a CDS encoding bifunctional (p)ppGpp synthetase/guanosine-3',5'-bis(diphosphate) 3'-pyrophosphohydrolase; the encoded protein is MGIEQLLEKASVYIKENDLLKIREAFEFAEEAHHGQMRKSGEPYILHPLAVAEILVNMQMDTTSIIAALLHDVVEDTTVSLETVNDKFGKTCAMLVDGLTKLERIQFKSKEEQQNENYRKMFVAMAQDIRVILIKLADRLHNMRTLKYQSEESQRRIAEETIEIFCPIAHRLGISTIKWEMEDIALRYLNPQQYYRIVNLMQKKRAEREQYIQDVIDSIKDKLDEMGIQGDISGRPKHIYSIYKKMSSRGKQFNEIYDLMALRVIVDGIKDCYATLGIIHTLWKPMPGRFKDYVAMPKPNMYQSLHTTVIGPLGEPLEVQIRTWDMHRTSEYGIAAHWAYKEGSMVPSGTFEDKMNWFREILELQQETNDASEFMESMKMDFFSDLVFVFTPKGEVIELPAGSVPLDFAYRIHTEVGNRTIGSKVNGRIVPLDHKLKTGDIVEILTSKHSYGPSQDWVKIAQSSHAKSKIRQFFKKEKREENVEKGKEAIERELKRLAIDPPMLMTNENLLEAARKYNFNDIEDMMSAVGFGGITAAQICTKLTEKMRKDAEDAQVLQLTNEVKEVKAGAVEPKSRPTNGVRVKGVDNLLVRFARCCNPVPGDPIIGYITRGRGVSVHRSDCTNIPTGDGEEQRVIEVEWAEVVESNFNVEIEITGHDRRGLLNEVLQAVSESKTTMSAVSGRSDKNKMAMIHITILIKNIDHLHSVVEKIKRVKDVYSVQRIMQS